The Mammaliicoccus sciuri genome window below encodes:
- a CDS encoding recombinase RecT, whose amino-acid sequence MTNKNEVLVKNQKMGDNVLARVKSLETQGDLKFPENYSPENAMKSAMLTLQDLKGSKKDGYKPALEFANPNSIANALMDMVVQGLNPAKNQGYFIMYGDNVQFQRSYLGTMAVTRRVTGAKEINAEVIFEGDEVKYKTKNGKIVDLEHSQSFGNRDSKKIIGAYATVVFEDESKNYTEIMSFEEIEEAWKQSQMVYDGKFKEDGTHRRFPQEMAKKTVINRACKKLLNSSDDSSLLSSEVKNRDNRQRKEILDAEEEANANKELLEFEEVPHKEATDVTDFEEVEETKEEPAQHPTEDEEPF is encoded by the coding sequence ATGACAAATAAAAACGAAGTATTAGTAAAAAATCAAAAAATGGGAGACAACGTCCTCGCTAGAGTTAAGAGTTTAGAAACACAGGGAGATTTAAAGTTTCCAGAAAACTATTCACCTGAAAACGCAATGAAATCCGCAATGTTAACACTTCAGGATTTAAAAGGTTCTAAGAAAGACGGTTATAAGCCAGCGCTTGAGTTCGCTAATCCAAACAGTATTGCTAACGCTTTAATGGATATGGTCGTACAAGGACTAAATCCAGCTAAGAATCAAGGTTATTTCATTATGTACGGAGATAACGTTCAGTTCCAAAGATCATATCTAGGTACAATGGCAGTTACAAGACGAGTTACTGGTGCTAAAGAAATAAATGCTGAAGTTATCTTTGAAGGTGATGAAGTTAAATATAAAACAAAGAACGGTAAAATTGTCGATTTAGAACATTCTCAATCATTTGGAAACAGAGATAGTAAAAAAATCATTGGTGCTTATGCAACTGTTGTATTTGAGGATGAAAGTAAAAACTATACAGAGATTATGAGCTTCGAAGAAATTGAAGAGGCGTGGAAACAATCTCAAATGGTATATGATGGCAAGTTTAAGGAAGATGGAACGCATAGAAGATTCCCTCAAGAAATGGCCAAAAAGACCGTCATTAATAGAGCATGTAAGAAACTATTAAATAGTTCTGATGATAGTAGTTTATTATCTAGTGAAGTTAAAAATAGAGACAATAGACAACGTAAAGAAATTTTAGATGCTGAAGAAGAAGCAAATGCGAATAAAGAGCTATTAGAATTCGAAGAAGTACCACATAAAGAGGCAACCGATGTTACAGATTTTGAAGAAGTAGAAGAGACTAAAGAAGAACCTGCACAACATCCAACAGAGGATGAAGAACCATTTTAA
- a CDS encoding MBL fold metallo-hydrolase, which translates to MKFEKVQKALQYRTRDIAGCLITHEHGDHAKYTDQYLKNGINCYMTRGTMKAKNIQSHRLHAVKAKQETRIGTWSILPFEIEHDAAEPVGFLLKSTQGYKVLYLTDTKYCKYSFKGLTHLMLEVNYIYEKMQENVQKGSIHQGLANRIMDSHFSLEYALKLLRVNDLTQLQQIHLIHLSNTNSDAQLIKQQVQEASGVPVYIGGL; encoded by the coding sequence GTGAAGTTTGAAAAGGTACAAAAAGCCCTTCAATACAGAACAAGAGATATAGCAGGTTGTCTCATCACTCATGAACATGGTGATCATGCTAAATATACAGACCAGTATTTAAAGAACGGAATTAATTGTTACATGACCAGGGGAACAATGAAAGCAAAAAATATTCAAAGTCACAGACTGCATGCAGTAAAAGCTAAACAGGAAACTAGAATCGGTACATGGTCAATTTTACCTTTTGAAATAGAACATGATGCAGCTGAACCAGTTGGCTTTTTACTAAAAAGTACACAAGGTTATAAAGTCTTGTACTTAACAGATACAAAGTATTGTAAGTATAGTTTTAAAGGTTTAACGCACTTGATGTTAGAAGTGAATTATATCTACGAAAAAATGCAAGAGAATGTGCAAAAAGGCTCTATTCATCAAGGGTTGGCTAACAGGATAATGGATTCACATTTTAGCTTAGAATATGCATTAAAACTACTGAGGGTGAATGATTTAACACAGTTGCAACAGATTCATCTAATACACCTTAGTAATACCAATTCTGATGCTCAATTAATCAAACAGCAGGTACAAGAAGCAAGTGGTGTACCTGTCTATATCGGAGGTTTATAA
- the ssb gene encoding single-stranded DNA-binding protein, translating to MDNNDCKFIGRITKDLELRESTNGTKYLLFDIAVQRRFKNNEDEYESDFINCIAFNKTAEFINNYAKKGYLIGVEGEIQNNNRERQDGTINYGTQLKVSKVNSQVLFLNKEKSTNSTNQSGNAQSGQRNKTNQGSYQSNGSNPFSNANGPIDINDDDLPF from the coding sequence ATGGATAATAATGATTGTAAGTTTATTGGCCGAATAACAAAAGACTTAGAGCTAAGAGAATCAACAAATGGCACAAAGTACTTACTATTTGATATTGCGGTTCAAAGAAGATTTAAAAATAATGAAGATGAATATGAGAGTGATTTTATTAATTGTATTGCCTTTAATAAAACTGCTGAATTTATAAACAACTATGCAAAGAAAGGCTATTTAATAGGTGTTGAAGGCGAGATACAAAATAATAATCGTGAACGTCAAGATGGCACGATTAATTATGGTACGCAATTGAAAGTGAGTAAAGTTAATTCACAAGTTCTATTTTTGAATAAAGAAAAATCTACTAATAGTACTAATCAATCAGGTAATGCTCAAAGTGGCCAAAGAAATAAAACGAATCAAGGTTCGTATCAATCAAATGGCAGTAATCCATTTTCAAATGCCAATGGACCGATAGATATCAACGACGATGATTTGCCATTTTAA
- a CDS encoding DnaD domain protein: MTGWIKVHRQVMDHWIWEDAERFKWWMEIILLTNHTDKKTVIGGELITIRRGTFHTSELKLSERWGVSRNRVRRFLQLLEDDDMISTKKTTNGTTIKVHNYGVYQGKNEEEKQPMKQPTKQRAEHPTEQQTEQQEDSGRYKTKNVKKDKNVKNEKNEKKKVSTVYDFYQESGFGIINQYTAQDITYYLESFENDSDEIVTAALKLALDRNKVNWGYAKAILKDWLKSNLKSMDEVRAYEKQKMTNYKNKSNEPYILKSIEKTPQWVSDNSYKNKRSSEEERMSTEERKAFEETKKQMEKEIIEWSEEFGRTT, encoded by the coding sequence ATGACTGGTTGGATTAAAGTACACCGTCAAGTTATGGATCATTGGATTTGGGAAGATGCGGAAAGGTTTAAGTGGTGGATGGAAATAATACTATTAACTAACCACACTGATAAAAAAACTGTAATTGGTGGAGAACTCATCACTATTAGAAGAGGTACATTTCATACTTCAGAATTAAAACTTTCAGAACGTTGGGGAGTTTCCAGAAACAGAGTAAGAAGGTTTTTACAGTTGTTAGAAGATGACGACATGATAAGTACAAAAAAGACAACAAACGGAACAACTATAAAAGTCCATAACTACGGGGTTTATCAAGGGAAAAATGAAGAAGAAAAACAGCCAATGAAACAACCAACGAAACAACGAGCGGAACACCCAACGGAACAACAGACGGAACAACAAGAGGACAGCGGACGATACAAGACTAAGAATGTAAAGAAGGATAAGAATGTAAAGAATGAAAAGAATGAGAAGAAGAAGGTGTCCACCGTCTACGACTTTTATCAAGAATCAGGATTCGGAATTATTAATCAATACACTGCACAAGATATCACTTATTACTTAGAAAGCTTTGAGAATGATTCAGATGAAATAGTAACTGCAGCATTAAAGTTAGCACTCGATAGAAATAAAGTGAACTGGGGATATGCTAAAGCTATTTTAAAGGATTGGTTAAAGTCTAATCTTAAATCAATGGATGAGGTACGCGCATATGAAAAGCAAAAGATGACCAATTATAAAAATAAGAGCAATGAGCCTTATATATTAAAGTCAATTGAAAAAACGCCGCAATGGGTTTCAGATAACAGCTATAAAAACAAGAGAAGTAGTGAAGAGGAAAGAATGTCAACGGAAGAACGTAAAGCTTTTGAAGAAACAAAAAAACAAATGGAAAAAGAAATAATTGAATGGAGTGAAGAATTTGGGCGTACTACTTAA